A stretch of Henckelia pumila isolate YLH828 chromosome 4, ASM3356847v2, whole genome shotgun sequence DNA encodes these proteins:
- the LOC140865323 gene encoding protein IQ-DOMAIN 11 isoform X2, which produces MAKKKSWFSILKRLFISETHSRFEKKEKRKRWMFKLLKTKQLAPLSAPRQRPPCEADADQCGFAATVPVQTVAPDAHLQGNEDQDSAELNIHVNSPELRCQHHNRAIQDLAATRIQAAFRGYLGRKALRALRGVVKLQALIRGWAVRQQAMNTLKCLQSIVNIQTEVCSKRSERSKDSSHCQEYKLHEFGEKDIKANSNSQKRWDDSILTKRESKAIFLSKREAAIKRERIKEYYMNHRRSAESEREKVYGRQRYWLEQWVDAQLAKRDDLGNLDRTSPVNARNRDELGGRQLTLRYSQKQQQAGMPDSPIYAPKRAFHHRKQRSIGEDISCAVSPVIPAYMASTESAKAKARSLSSPRLRPINSDVCSEINSPHKHYLSPISSINSELTSSVWLRNPVSLSQRSPRLKGVQGPIKSTISIKDLRLDSGESLPKWNWRCTHG; this is translated from the exons ATGGCAAAGAAGAAGAGCTGGTTCAGTATACTCAAGAGGCTATTCATTTCCGAGACACACTCAAGATTTGAGAAG AAGGAGAAGAGAAAGAGATGGATGTTCAAGTTGCTGAAGACGAAACAACTGGCCCCATTATCTGCACCAAGACAAAGGCCACCGTGCGAAGCAGATGCGGACCAGTGTGGATTTGCTGCAACTGTGCCTGTTCAAACAGTTGCTCCAGATGCTCACCTACAGGGGAATGAAGATCAAGATTCTGCAGAGTTGAATATTCATGTTAATAGTCCAGAATTACGTTGCCAACACCACAACAGGGCAATTCAAGATCTTGCTGCCACCAGAATTCAAGCTGCTTTTCGTGGCTATCTT GGAAGGAAAGCATTAAGAGCACTCAGAGGAGTAGTTAAGCTTCAAGCTCTTATTCGAGGGTGGGCTGTTCGGCAGCAAGCCATGAACACCCTCAAGTGTCTGCAGTCCATCGTCAATATCCAGACAGAAGTCTGCTCAAAGAGAAGCGAAAGAAGTAAGGATAGTTCACACTGTCAAGAATACAAGTTGCATGAATTTGGTGAAAAGGACATCAAGGCAA ATTCAAACAGCCAAAAAAGATGGGACGACAGTATATTGACAAAGAGAGAGTCCAAGGCCATCTTTTTGAGCAAGAGAGAAGCTGCTATCAAGAGAGAAAGGATAAAAGAATACTACATGAATCATCGG AGATCTGCAGAATCAGAACGTGAGAAGGTATATGGAAGACAAAGATATTGGTTGGAGCAATGGGTGGATGCACAGCTGGCGAAACGAGATGACCTGGGAAACTTGGATAGAACATCGCCTGTAAATGCAAGAAACAGAGATGAACTTGGTGGCAGACAACTCACTTTAAGATATTCACAGAAACAACAGCAAGCAGGAATGCCGGATTCCCCCATTTACGCCCCCAAAAGAGCATTTCATCATAGGAAGCAACGTTCAATTGGAGAGGATATTTCCTGCGCGGTTTCTCCGGTAATACCCGCATACATGGCCTCAACCGAGTCAGCCAAAGCAAAAGCTAGATCACTGAGCTCTCCAAGATTAAGACCAATCAATTCAGATGTCTGCTCCGAGATTAACTCTCCTCATAAGCATTACCTGTCTCCTATATCATCCATCAACAGTGAGCTAACAAGCAGCGTTTGGCTCAGGAATCCGGTTAGTTTATCTCAAAGATCCCCACGCCTAAAGGGTGTGCAAGGTCCCATAAAATCAACCATAAGCATAAAGGACTTGCGATTGGATTCGGGGGAATCTTTGCCAAAATGGAATTGGCGTTGCACTCACGGTTAA
- the LOC140865323 gene encoding protein IQ-DOMAIN 11 isoform X1, with product MAKKKSWFSILKRLFISETHSRFEKKEKRKRWMFKLLKTKQLAPLSAPRQRPPCEADADQCGFAATVPVQTVAPDAHLQGNEDQDSAELNIHVNSPELRCQHHNRAIQDLAATRIQAAFRGYLGRKALRALRGVVKLQALIRGWAVRQQAMNTLKCLQSIVNIQTEVCSKRSERSKDSSHCQEYKLHEFGEKDIKIDSNSQKRWDDSILTKRESKAIFLSKREAAIKRERIKEYYMNHRRSAESEREKVYGRQRYWLEQWVDAQLAKRDDLGNLDRTSPVNARNRDELGGRQLTLRYSQKQQQAGMPDSPIYAPKRAFHHRKQRSIGEDISCAVSPVIPAYMASTESAKAKARSLSSPRLRPINSDVCSEINSPHKHYLSPISSINSELTSSVWLRNPVSLSQRSPRLKGVQGPIKSTISIKDLRLDSGESLPKWNWRCTHG from the exons ATGGCAAAGAAGAAGAGCTGGTTCAGTATACTCAAGAGGCTATTCATTTCCGAGACACACTCAAGATTTGAGAAG AAGGAGAAGAGAAAGAGATGGATGTTCAAGTTGCTGAAGACGAAACAACTGGCCCCATTATCTGCACCAAGACAAAGGCCACCGTGCGAAGCAGATGCGGACCAGTGTGGATTTGCTGCAACTGTGCCTGTTCAAACAGTTGCTCCAGATGCTCACCTACAGGGGAATGAAGATCAAGATTCTGCAGAGTTGAATATTCATGTTAATAGTCCAGAATTACGTTGCCAACACCACAACAGGGCAATTCAAGATCTTGCTGCCACCAGAATTCAAGCTGCTTTTCGTGGCTATCTT GGAAGGAAAGCATTAAGAGCACTCAGAGGAGTAGTTAAGCTTCAAGCTCTTATTCGAGGGTGGGCTGTTCGGCAGCAAGCCATGAACACCCTCAAGTGTCTGCAGTCCATCGTCAATATCCAGACAGAAGTCTGCTCAAAGAGAAGCGAAAGAAGTAAGGATAGTTCACACTGTCAAGAATACAAGTTGCATGAATTTGGTGAAAAGGACATCAAG ATAGATTCAAACAGCCAAAAAAGATGGGACGACAGTATATTGACAAAGAGAGAGTCCAAGGCCATCTTTTTGAGCAAGAGAGAAGCTGCTATCAAGAGAGAAAGGATAAAAGAATACTACATGAATCATCGG AGATCTGCAGAATCAGAACGTGAGAAGGTATATGGAAGACAAAGATATTGGTTGGAGCAATGGGTGGATGCACAGCTGGCGAAACGAGATGACCTGGGAAACTTGGATAGAACATCGCCTGTAAATGCAAGAAACAGAGATGAACTTGGTGGCAGACAACTCACTTTAAGATATTCACAGAAACAACAGCAAGCAGGAATGCCGGATTCCCCCATTTACGCCCCCAAAAGAGCATTTCATCATAGGAAGCAACGTTCAATTGGAGAGGATATTTCCTGCGCGGTTTCTCCGGTAATACCCGCATACATGGCCTCAACCGAGTCAGCCAAAGCAAAAGCTAGATCACTGAGCTCTCCAAGATTAAGACCAATCAATTCAGATGTCTGCTCCGAGATTAACTCTCCTCATAAGCATTACCTGTCTCCTATATCATCCATCAACAGTGAGCTAACAAGCAGCGTTTGGCTCAGGAATCCGGTTAGTTTATCTCAAAGATCCCCACGCCTAAAGGGTGTGCAAGGTCCCATAAAATCAACCATAAGCATAAAGGACTTGCGATTGGATTCGGGGGAATCTTTGCCAAAATGGAATTGGCGTTGCACTCACGGTTAA